From the Capnocytophaga sp. oral taxon 878 genome, the window GATAATATCTTCTTTTGAAATTCTTTCTTCCATAGTTTTTACGAATTTTTAAGCTGTTCAAATAATTCTTTTTGTTTAGGGGTAAGGTTTTTAGGCAAATCAACCTGATAGGTTACAAATAAATCGCCGTGGAGGTTTTCTTGCTTGTATGCTGGTAGTCCTTTGCCTTTGAGGCGTACGATAGTGCCGTTTTGGGTTTCGGGGGCTACTTTCATTTTAACTTTACCGCTAAGGGTGTCTATTTGCACTTCGCCGCCGAGCATAGCGGTATAGAGGCTGATATGTACGGTGGTGTGCAAATCATTATCGGTGCGCTGGAAGGTGGCGTCGGGCTGGATATGGAAGGTAATGTATAAATCGCCGTGAGGGCCGCCGTTGTGACCTTGGTGTCCGTAGCCTTTGAGCTTGATTTGCAATCCTTCATAGGCGCCTGCGGGGACGGTAATGCGTATGTTATTACCATTTACGTTAAAGGTGCGTTGTTGTGCTGTGGCTACTTCGCGCAAGGGCAGAGATAATTCGGCGTAGATGTCTTGTCCTTTAAACTTTCCTGCTGCGCTGCCATAGCCACGACCGAAGCCTGAAGCGCGTCCGCCAAACATATCTTTAAAGAAATCGGAGTAATCTTGCTCGGAGAAGTTGCCGTTATTAAAGTTATTGAAGTCTTGGAAGCCTGAGTATTGGTTTTGTTGTTGGGCTTGTTCGTACTGTTCGCCGTATTGCCAATGTTCGCCGTATTTATCGTATTTAGCTCGGTTTTCGGGGTTTGAGAGTACTTCGTTGGCTTCGTTGATTTCTTTAAACTTTTGTTCAGCTGTTTTGTCGTTGGGGTTCATATCGGGGTGATATTTGCGCGCCAACTTGCGGTAGGCTTTTTTGATGTCGTCGGGGGTAGCATCTTTATTTATGCCTAATGTTTTATAGTAATCTATCATTTCTGTGAATTTTGTGAGTACAAAGGTACAAAACAATTATAAAATAA encodes:
- a CDS encoding DnaJ C-terminal domain-containing protein, with the translated sequence MIDYYKTLGINKDATPDDIKKAYRKLARKYHPDMNPNDKTAEQKFKEINEANEVLSNPENRAKYDKYGEHWQYGEQYEQAQQQNQYSGFQDFNNFNNGNFSEQDYSDFFKDMFGGRASGFGRGYGSAAGKFKGQDIYAELSLPLREVATAQQRTFNVNGNNIRITVPAGAYEGLQIKLKGYGHQGHNGGPHGDLYITFHIQPDATFQRTDNDLHTTVHISLYTAMLGGEVQIDTLSGKVKMKVAPETQNGTIVRLKGKGLPAYKQENLHGDLFVTYQVDLPKNLTPKQKELFEQLKNS